From Centroberyx gerrardi isolate f3 chromosome 10, fCenGer3.hap1.cur.20231027, whole genome shotgun sequence:
gagagaacaaaacacACTCCATTTTGAATCCCGTCAACATGTTGTAACTGTTCCTCCTTGACTTCTCACttcacacctcctctctcttctagATCGAGAGCCACAAGCTGTCATTCCGTGACCACGCCAAGGCGCGAGTGGACCACGGGGCCGAGATCGTCACCCAGTCGCCGGGCCAGTCCGGCTCCGTGTCGCCCACCCGCCACCGGGATAGCCACCTATCCTCCTCCGGCAGCCTCAACATGCTGGAGTCACCGCAGCTGGCCACGCTGGCCGAGGACGTCACCGCCGCCCTGGCCAAGCAGGGCTTGTGAACAATGGATCTCTGGATTTGGCGCTCCTCAGAtgccctccccttcctctggaCGCCGCCTTATCCACACACCCCTCCAACCCTCTATCCTTGACCCGGTCCCAGTGAGTCCCCGATTCCCCCCAACCTCTCCACCCGCTCCTGCCACCCCGAGGCCATGCCCCGCTACCACTACCGCTCAGCTAAACCACAGCCTCTAAAGGAACTGCCTGCGCTAACATCCCCACTTTAAGATCCATCAAACAAACACCAACTCTCAAACTAGAGACTCAAATTAGGAGCTACTGTACTTTGGTCCTCTTTTTTCCTATCTATTTCCAACCCAAATATGTGCTATTTCCAATTCCTTTCTTTGGCCTCTCTTTTTGAATAATGGTGCATAGAATAGTTCAGTCTGAGCACTGGTCCCAGATCGGCTTTAGTGGTTTGTACAGAATTGTCTTTGGTTAGGACCAGGTATTGGCTCGGCTGGTCTCGGATCAGTGTTTGGAAGAAGCTACAGCCTTTTTTTCTACGCTCAGTAGGAAGTCATGTGGCCAGCACATCATGCAGCACGTGTTGTTTTTGCTCAGTAAATGTGCATGGACGCCAGACCCCCCCAAAGAACCAAGCATCCTTACTGCAAGTCATGCTTGTCAtccaatatataatatatttaacAAATATATATAGAAACGTGTATAAAAATACAAGTTCTTTGCCACCTACATCTCTTCAAATCGAttttaaaagtgatttaaaagtgaCAATATGGCTATAACTTATACCTGTAAAATTGCATTATTGCAAGAACTAGATCATGTTATGATGAGCATGTATCGATTCTAATACAAAAAGAggctattttgtattttaaaaaaaggattttagTAAGTTATTTCCTGAATCATTggataaaaaatgaaacaagttCATGTTTTGTAGTTATTAGTTGTTTACAGTGTTATGCTTGGCGACGACCTCAGACAACTGATGCGGTGTTGCTATGGAGTGCATCTCAGTCCTGTTGAAGAGGCGTCATAACCTTGTACCTTGTACTCAGTTGTCTCTCTATACAAACCTGTTTATACATCAGAGCGATATTAAACACCGGAGCTGTATTTCATGCCACACACCTCCatccaaaaaaacagaaacagatgaGAGTATCTTTGTCTTTAGAACTGCAGATAATCAGCTCACATTAGATGATCTTTGCCTGGCTGTAAGACGATTGGGCGGCGCAGTCTTTCCTCCCCTAACGCAGGCTGAGATCGCACTCGTCAGGACTGTCTATTGTCTGAGCCACATAGAGGAAGAAGCTACGATTGCAACCTGAGATTCAGCTGCTCTGAAAGGACGCAGctaagatctgtgtgtgtgcgcgcgtgtcaCAGATCCCCAACGCCGTTTTAAAAAGGGATACTACTGTATCGGGGGTGTTTCGTTGCAATATGTCGGGGACGAAAGCGgaagaaaacatttaaaagataaaaaaaaaaaatccataaaaaaGACGTttcataaaagaaaaagaaaacgacCGAGAGAGAACTCCTCGGGAATCCTGTTGCGTCTGTTAGGAAAAGTGTTTGGGTAATCTAGTTTTCTTTTTTCGGTCACCATTTGTGGTATAACCTGCCTCCTTCCTAATTATTGCCCTCACCCGCGACTGTTTGtttgcttctgtgttttttctgcatTCCCCACCTCCCtgtgccaccccccccccaacccaactcccccaccccaccccacagcaactgtaaatgtatttaaaagGTCAAGTAGATGTACGCAGTTTTTCTCCTGTTGATATGACACCAATTACAACAAttaatgacaataaaataaGGACAAAAATTGATATTTGGAGTGCTGTCTTCTTTTTCGTGTACTTAACAGGAAtggaccttattcacacggcggccattttgaacatttgGGGTAGGAAACTCCACCCAGAAGACTGGAATATATATAAGCATAGCATTACTTAAGCACAAGTGaggacaaaatacagataaacctaacagttaccaaattagctagcaatttTGAGAATAACAACAACtttttgaatttagcagggaagatagttagcttactagctagttagtaTACTAGCTAGCCACCtaggctagactctggtagctagCGATAGTggatatattaaaatgtaaacatgtccCTCTGGGTTCTTGCTCTGTTCGTTTCAGATATGTTTTTCaatggggaatctgtgaaatgataaatgcgtgtatcttggtacacaacagtaggacagagCATACTGGacttgctcttccaggtagagattattcaaaatggccaccatgtgaataaggtcagTTAGCTATGCACTTCACTGCGGTGGAGAGTCAAAAAGCTGAGAACAAAAATGGGAGTTTGTGAAAAGTTTATTGTGAAATGACAGAGGAGAGTACAATAAGTTAAGACTCAGGGGCTGCGGCGTGTTGGGAGTGGATTCATTTTGACGGCCGGTCCTGGGCCAAGCCAGTCACTTCCACTGGCAGATAGAGAGCCAGCCAGGCAGCGAGTGACGGGAGGGGACGGCCGTCGTCATCGTCATCGCGCCTTCCCCTCCGTCACTGTTCCACTGTGAAGACCAAAGACGACAAAACCCCAATGAgacgggggaggaggggctgggatgaaaaatgaaaaagagcgATGAAACGTCTCATGGGAAATGGGGACGGCTTCcaatagaggaggaggagacggagagcACCAGTtggacaaaagagaaaagaaaaaaaaaaaaagtagaacaaaacgaaacaaaaagAAGGGTTTAGAAATGACATCTCATAGTCCTTTGTTCCCCCTGTTTCCTCAGGTGGTTCAGGAAAACAGCGAGTGGATGTCTCGACACCATGGGGTCTGCACATAGGGATACGATGCTCACCACTGCAGCGGCAGGGTCCTTACACAGACATGATGTGCTTGACAAAGGCTGCAGATGAAGCCCGGGgcggggagagagacatagagatagataggggaaaaagagagagagaagaagagaacaaTGAGCTATATTCCCAAGTAAAGTCAGTGAAATGTTTCGTCACTTTCATAGCCGGATGTTTAAATGCAGAGCTACAAATGTGACGCATCAGGTGAGATGTGGACTTTGGCCAATCCGTGATATACTGTGTTTGGTCTGGTCATGGCACAAAATATTATGCCACATGCAAGATATATCATATTCACACTGAATATCTATGAAGTTTATATAGGGATGGAAATTGATGCCTCACTTGAATTGATGCCTCAAAAATGAATGTCAATAATTGTATAATTagttaaataagtaaataagtaagtaaataaatacataaataaataatgataataataacaatattattatAAGCAGTAGCAGTGTTAGTAGTAGAACTTAAGACATAAGATACGTAATAAGATACGTATAAGAAACGTAAGAAACgttagataagataagataagaaacGTAAGATGATTAGTTAATAAAAGTATAATAGTTTAGCATTGTGACTAGTATTATAATGTCTTATATAATCTCATATAAGTGGACAAGGGCATTTTCTTGTATAAAGTATTATAATAAAGTAGACTATAATAGATGTTAGTGGAGTTTGTGGCTCACCCTCGTAGTTGACACAGCCGTTCTCGTCCTCCTGTCCCTGCATGAGAGCATCAATCTCAACCTCAGTCATCTTCTCTCCTGTAGGGGGAGGCAGAGGACAGTCCATatcagtaaaacacacacacacacacacgcacacatacacacacacacacatacacactcttgaCCCAGCAGGGGCCTGCCTGGCCGGACTCACCCAGTGTTGACAGGACGATACGCAGCTCAGCGCCCATCACTGTGCCGTTGCCCTCCTTGTCGAAGACGCGCAGACCCTCAACGTAGTCGTCGAATGTTCCCTTGTTTGGGCTGTTGACGATGGTCTGGAGCATGGGCAGGAAGGCCTCGAACTCTACTCTCTTGTTGGCCATGTCTGCATGACAGGAGGCAAGAACAGCAACAGTTGACTGTCCGTCCAGAGGTCAAGTCAGGTGGATCGAGACATACTGACAAAGCCCTTGTTACTCAACACCAGGGCCTAAACTCCActgttttatttgcagaaataGAGTTTAACCTCCtttgatatatttttgtatgtatCAGTGTTTGTTAgctttatgatgatcaccaactggaggtcatagtttacattcctttttattcaccactacatcactggtcaCCTCACCAACTCCAAcattagaccagtggttctcaaagtggagtccggggacccccaggggtccttgagggggttccagggggtccccagcaaaaaggggaatcatttattttcactataattcCATCCATAAGTaacacaatgacagaatgtatgactattttggtcatggGTTTCATACACTCTGTAATAAAACATCTAAAAGCAAAAATCCTATCAGATGGGGGACCCTGGGagaaaatcttatcaaatgggggtccgtggtctAATTTGTGTCAGTTTAGGGGTCCTTGACGTGAAAaggtttgagaaccactgcattagaCAAATCAGCCCTTTATGGTGCCTGTACTCCTGATCATTCAGAACAATGTGCTTGTTATATGTGCTGCTAATAATGACTAATAGGCATGTAGGTGTTTTTTCACATGGAGTCCCATGCAGGTTTAGACCAATggattggccttttattaaaattcaGATATAGGCCATTCTTTGTCGTCCACCTCCGCTATGATGgatttgatgcagtttgattgtttacatatttattgatcaatactacactggttgtctgtgggcAGCTCATAAcctacagtagtagtagtagtagtaggagctgcagtactagtagtagtagtagtagtaatagtagtagtggtagtagtaatagtagtagtagtagtagtagtagtagtagtaatagaagtagtagtagtagtaatagtagtagtagtagtagtagtagtagtagtagtagtaccatcctggatttcaatggagagtttttgtgtctcATTGTCTAaactgtttcagagacttttccaccctgacaggaatacaattctggagaaaacactgaatttttgtaaaaaaaaaaatgtttttatttatttggcaagaaaatggtcaaatttaaagatgttgaatatcacTACATGTCTGCCATCAgctgcttcaatccaaaaatcaTTCATCAGTCATCATCAGTCAAAACCGAGTACCAGCTAATCAGCTAATTCAATTACAGTACAGTGAACAAATAGGCTACTAGGCTGTGTATGATCAAAGCCTGTTTCCTGTCTCTTACCATCAGCGGAGGGGTTTCCCAGGATGCCCTTCACCTCCTTGTTGGTGGGGTTCTGTCCCAGGGCGCGCATGATGTCGGCAACCTGGTTGTAAGCCACCTTGTTGTCACCCACCCTGTCGAACAGACCAAAGGCCTCCCTGTAGTCtagaatggagggagaggagggagtcaTTACCCTAATCACAACAATACttctatagtattcctataatattcctatagggactagCCTCTAGGGACCTACAATGTGCCTGTGGTGCTCAATAATgactttatagtgaccttattgtatttATGGTCATTTTATATCCTAGTATTATGATAATATTCTTATAGAAACTTATTAGAATTAACTTACTCAACATGCAGTTtagttgtgatatttgtatagtattctaaaatgtattataggattacaatagtcattttttatgggaaTGTTTCTGTTACTGTGTGGTGAACTGAAGGCAGATGACAAAACACTAtttagtagtgatagcagtcttattttttgttaaataaaCCTGGATTAACAcagttttgtttgattttattctgatttattCTGATGGCTAGAAATGGGCAGAGATCACTATATTCTcatagtgtgtttgtggtgctcAGCTATTgtacataatgtttttttcactataatattcttgtaatagtcctataatataGGGAcgtatagttttgctgtgatattggtATAATATCTTTCTACTATGGGCCACTAAACTGTTGTCTCTACCTCTCATAACTACTTGCAATAGCAAACAATTTAGACTTAAATTAAAGATTCTCTTGAAATATTTTCTGTGTACATTAGCTTCTGCAGGTCAGCAGGTGAAAAGCCccttacagaaaaaaatacttttcacaGACAATtcaggatatatatatatatacatatatataggcctatagaaTAGATTAATATCATGTttcaaaattggccaaaatgtacaaaaattggccaaaaaatgtatttatattcaGTCTAAATACTATAAGTGGTCAAATTATATTCTGGATACACATACAGATATATGTTGTCAACAGCACAGcaggaaaatgtatttccagtgtccaaaatgcatttttaacgaATGTATATTTAgattttgtcatgtttttctaGTATGGGGCACATTGCTTTGCACTCCACTAACTGGAAGTGTCTGCCACCAGATGGAGACAGCTCCTGCCCAGACTGCAGCAAGGGACGGATACAACAAGGGAAAGACATTTCTATGGGCTCTGTTATTATGGTCTCAATAGAGGGACTTCCGCTGAAAGCTTAGTGTCCCCTTATGTGATTTCCATCCCagctgtctccttctctctgccacAGCGGGGCTATGGGTCTTTTAAAAGACCGCCTTGGAATTGATAAACATAGCTGAGAATATGAGCCCCCTCCTTTTAAAGGCAAGGCCCTCTGCGGGTGACCTGAGTAAAAGTAGGGAATGCTGACCGCAGCGTAACCAGCAGCCGGCCAGACAGCAGGTCTTGTCCGGTGGTGTCCAATCCGGTGCCACGGAGGGCCAATagcatgcaggttttcattccaaccaaacactacaccagctcaTTTCACTACTTAGCTCTCCCCTCTCTAGTTAAAGGTGGTAATCactgaaatgagctgctgtagtgttcagTTGCAGTGAaagcctgcagactctcggccctccatggcacacggttgGACCACCACGGGTCTAGTCCAagtcctgctgcagctgagcaAAATGGCGCACAGTTTCCACATCACTAACTAGCAGCCAATTGATAATGCACAGTTGAAAATAACACACAGGGATTGGTTGAATTGGTTTGTGACGCTCTGCCCGGCGTTGAGGAATTCGACTCATAAAATGAAGCCATCGAGATCACTGGTctccaaccatgtgccatggagggccaagagtccaAATACTACACCAGCTAGTTTCACTGATCACTTCTGCCCTCTCCAGTTGAAGGTGCTTATTAGTATAATCATCTAGtgtaatgaaaacctgcatattcTTGGCCCACCATGGTACATGATTGGACACCATTGCTCAAAGGTATCACAATCTTTAggatttttaatgaaaatgaagaTGTATCAAATTGGAAAAGATGATTGTAAAGTGCAAATTTGGATCAAATTTCCTCAATATTGCAAGAAAAAGTTCTGCACTCACTTGAGGTGGGAAAGTGTTTTGTCAAAGAAATTATGCCATAAATAGCAATGGAAATGCAAAAATCAAGAAGAGAAGGTAAAGAGTTTCCATTCTCATAGATGTGTTCTTTCTGACATAACTATGTTTAGTAAATCTAcagcttttatttgcttcaagcaagctgatggaaacacacctaatGTTTTGTGACTTTTCGATAGCTTCAAATAGCCATGTTCCTCTGTCACGCTCAATAGCCCGGTGTTCTTCTTTCAGGAGGAGCCTGCAGTAGCCTACAATGTCTCACTCTCCAACTTGACTTATTAGTCACTGACACAGACATGAATTATAGTGACAGCCTCTCTGGCTTGCCTCACAGTGGGCCAAGAGATGCTCATGAGGGGAGATTTATGGGGAGTGTCACAAGGTGGCAATGGTAAAATGAGGTTTACTCACCctccagctggtctggggaGAAGTCCACCTAGAGACCGACACAAAACAGCCATGAGAGTGCAGCAGAAATCCATAGAAAACATACATCAAGCCCAGGAGTCTGACAAGCAGAGCTCCCAGGGACATAAATGCACCATATACACATTAGAAGAAattgtgcgtgtttgtgtgtgtgtgtgtgtgtgtgtgtcaggtgtggtAAACCTTGATACCTATCATTGTGAGAATCAGAGAGGTCACTTCATGTCGCCCTGCTCAGACTATGAAGCCCATAAGCTTGCAGAACAAATGAGGAGCTTCTGTCTTGGCACATTTTTAACGCTCATATCACCCAACCATGACTTCACACAGACTTAGTGCGATGAATAATGCTGTGACTTTCAGTTTGCCAATCACAGATATACAGCTAATCCCTCTGAATGCAAACAGCATTGTAACCCCAATGAAAAACTGCCCTATCCTATAATTTCCAGGATCCCTATCTCCAGCCATGTCACCTTAATTGCATGAaagccacaacacaacacacaggccTTTTCCACTAATCTATAGACTAATCAATCAGGTCTAAAGCAGGATTAAAGTAATCTCTTTGCCAAAATTAGCTTCATGGGTTTGATGGTGGTACCCGATCTGCGGAGGTCCAACTTTAGATGCATTAACATCTCCACATTTGGTGGCACTCTAATAGTCCAATCCAGAGAGCTGAGGGGTGTGGTTTAGACGGGCTGGTGAGCTATCCATGGTTCTAGTCACTCTGTTCAGTCCGCTTCCCAGAATTTAATAGAAATGTTTCTATTCTGGCTAAGATTTGTTGTAGTAGGCCAGGAGTTACtacacattttcatgtcaagggGCCCAAAGTAGATACACATTAGGCcccggacccccatttgatgatcAGAGGAACCCCATATGAGAGTTAGGGTTAGTGGATTTGGTGTAGAAATGGACAGCTCTCTCTACTGTAGATGGAGTGGCTGAAAGCTATGAAAGATGTAAACAGTCctataacactgtctctctgtcctaacttcaaatgaatgaaataatagtgaaattcaAACCACTTGGCTTCCTGGACCCCACTTTAGGAAAAACCACTGCACTAGGGCTAATTACATCACTTTGAGTGAGAACGGACAAGTCAAATCCCAACTCCTCCGCAGCAGCCATCATCCTATCTGCATCTCCATTTCATCCCACCATCCCATCCCAAAAACGCAGGCTTCATGCTCTCTGTGTACCTTGACGGCGGACAGGTCAACGGTGGGGGGGGCTGCAGGAGCGGGTGCTGGCTCGGGTGCCGGTGCCGGTGCCGGTGCGGGCTCGGCCTTCTTGGCCGGTTCGGCCTTCTTGGCTGGAGCCTTAACGTCCTTCTTGGGTGCCATTTTAGCGGGTGGAGACTTTGGGCTACGTTGACCCTACAACACAAGACAATTCCCGGTTCGGGTGACAACACAAGGAGTGTAGCACAGAGTGGAGGGGACTCGGAGCAAGAAATCACCGCCTGGGCGTATATATATGAGGCTATTTTCCCTCTCGCCCCCCGTCAACGCGGTCCCCGTGAAAGGATTGGCCagcggagaggaggggtgggggtccgCTCTAAACATGGAATACGGGGCTGCGGGCCAGAAAGTGTTTATTCAAGCCATATATCTTggagtgaaaaaaagaaaacataggAAACGGTGTGAGAGGTTGCTTGGGGTCATGTGGTTATGGCGATTTCGTCTCTAGCTCACCCAAGGGAACGGTTCCACTTTTACGCGCTCCGTTGCGCACCGTTACGCACAGCCAAAGTGGGACCGACGATACGTTTTGGGCAATTTGATGATGGTTTCATGAGGTGTGGAGAGCTTAATACTTACAAATGTAGTTACTTTTACTATATTTGCCTTCTATTTTATCTCACTGGATGAATAAAATACTGGATCGCAAAGGCAGCCATACAAAGACAGCGTAGTTCATACACACTGATTGACATATGAAAGCCTGAATCGGGCATTGCTGAGCACATTCCTTTAGTTTGTGTACAGGTAATAGGCctaattgagagagagagagagagagagagagagaggagagagagagagagagagagagagagagagagagagagagagagagagagagagagagagagagattttgtttcatgattcATGATGTTGCCTAATTGGTCCAGTAATTTGAGGCTTCTTTCATAAAGAGCAAATCCAGTGTCGGTATGTTACATAGCATCTTACTGACACTAGCAAAAGCACTTAAAGCCcaaaagcagaatataaactacatattctattctattctattatattctattctattccattctattatattatattatattccatTGCCATTGGATCAGTCTCTGTCAGGTAGAATTTACTCTTTGAGTGATTGGTCATAAATAAGGAGTTTTCCAAAAAGAAGCTATGCAGGATAGCTGATATGTGGGGGAGTGGGGAAGTGGGTCAGACAAGTAGCAAATTTAGATTTCAGCCACTTATGGTCATATGTCCCAAGCACTATGTGTGGTGACAATGTGAGTCAGGGATGTagaggagggtaaacccaccaaaacccacctttttatttgtagaaTGGAGTTTATTTTGTTAGATACTTCATGAGTTGTAGTAGCAGAATaagaataaacacacagcagaataAGTAATATCACATAAAATATGgcatttttctgaaaatataatttatttcagaattgatttggtttatattggtggttgtttgccttatgatgatcactgacatgaggtcatagtttatccacctttttgtttaccactgcatcactggtgtagttttggttttgtttttttgttttttgttgtttttttttatagtgatGTTGGCTGAGAGATCAGAGacaatcagacagagagaaaataattgACCAAACTAATTTACAAGTAAGAAGAGCCCATCATTTGAGATAATAATTAGTGTTTGACACAAGGGCAGTGGATCAGCCTTATGCTGGACAGGCAATAGAAAGGGTATCTTTCAGATCTAATAATGATTCCctgtttaattcatttattgaCAATGGAAAGCACCTGGCCTTGGGTAGAGCGGCCTCTGCATTTAATTGCCCGACATCCTTTGGGGGTCCGGTGGCCGTGGGGTGAGAGTGACCACCACCATTCCCAGGGAGGATGTGGTGTGAAGGCACTGGGAGATGGAGATCTAATGGAGAATTCAGCTGCCAATGCCAGTAACTCAGACAGGACTAACAGTGCAAATTCGGTCTCCTTAATTCTTGTCTATATCCGTCTCCAAGTGGCAGTGCTGTAGCCCTGCCTCCCCGGTAAAGAAGGAACCGCATAAATTCCTCCACCCTTCGAgccctttctccccccccccccccccccccccactcactTTTACTGACCCCATCTCCAGGAGGGCAAACCAGAGAAAGCCTCCGTCCCTCAGCTGTCATCTGGGCTCGCCCCCGGCATCCCACTGCACCTTCTCCCACTCTGAT
This genomic window contains:
- the myl1 gene encoding myosin light chain 1, skeletal muscle isoform; translation: MAPKKDVKAPAKKAEPAKKAEPAPAPAPAPEPAPAPAAPPTVDLSAVKVDFSPDQLEDYREAFGLFDRVGDNKVAYNQVADIMRALGQNPTNKEVKGILGNPSADDMANKRVEFEAFLPMLQTIVNSPNKGTFDDYVEGLRVFDKEGNGTVMGAELRIVLSTLGEKMTEVEIDALMQGQEDENGCVNYEAFVKHIMSV